The following coding sequences are from one Streptomyces sp. NBC_01232 window:
- a CDS encoding DNRLRE domain-containing protein: protein MLLATAVAVPVGVQVIGDGKSHNRPDKDAPVDEPQARRLAQKSGKEVEVTAARSANTTTWAQPDGSFRKQIFSSAFRANVDGRWKPIDTGLERVEGGYAAKAVNGRVFFSGGSKEQAGGEERASRGVTRVSLRQDAPGQVWTELVRLNTGSHDMTVSWPGALPAPVIDGPRALYENVRPGIDLVMTAQDGGYSHLLVVKDKQAAADPLLGQLKYRLSSLDMTFHLDDESDALSARDAKGEEIAGSPTPMMWDSSGKVTTTDNEPAWKPTAVAKQHPTLALSGLAGAEGARLRPVAAALADNALSLTPDNALLNAPETVYPVFIDPSFKGHKHAWTLLYKTAGNSSFYNGQNYNASGTHEARVGYESTSGGTSRSIFNFDFGSQLHGSEIVSASVRALQTYSWSCDQKPTDIYSTPYITSSSTWNNTTGFWTRKVATERAGYGYNSSCPDNWIAPDIKGLVAEAANSGWGALSLGFAAPNESDSYYWKKFIANGETAPYIEVVYNNRPDIPVAANMQTIPGGPCQTSGSGTAIGKTNVTFQVKGSDRDDRPDQQNLDRVQIEVWPAAGGGPVFDQWLPANIDGVVSAEVPLDTFTDGQTYYWLSRTTDKDGAWSGGSGPLNSGSSGWCTFTVSHTVPPNPAVSSAAFPPQGDNFTEWSTEPASTPGQTFTVKGNGAKAEDIHEYQWSLNRPYFDQKATPKAGSDEAVVPLQVDTSGPNVLYVRTVSKSGNISNQSVYGFLVKPRAGQDKPGDVTGDGNPDLLAIDKDGNLRTYAGDSVGDTDAYIPGAVENGQPVAPGYWKDPATGQSALIGHATDWYPGDGLTDLIARMPDGKLYIYPGTGTGQFDVGRRMPMQMPLSAPDPSVFRQLVVTEDIDGDGLGDLFALDADGFWVFSGYTGSSFASYKRMATGWAGRDIVGVRDVSGDKVPDLIFRDNTNANRGLALRKGKPGVNGGVDLTSLESKANSEGAEDHTYATTGWGRAAYPKVLGTPDANGDGIPDIWAVGTNENQWIFQGGTSTIGSPMGRDEDGWNTFLTIG from the coding sequence GTGCTGCTGGCCACCGCCGTCGCGGTGCCGGTCGGTGTACAGGTGATCGGCGACGGGAAGTCGCACAACCGACCTGACAAGGATGCTCCGGTCGACGAACCGCAGGCGCGGCGACTGGCCCAGAAGAGCGGCAAAGAGGTTGAGGTCACCGCCGCGCGCAGCGCCAACACCACGACATGGGCGCAGCCTGACGGGTCGTTCCGCAAGCAGATCTTCAGTTCGGCCTTCCGCGCCAACGTGGACGGGCGGTGGAAGCCGATCGACACCGGTCTGGAGCGGGTGGAAGGCGGCTACGCGGCCAAGGCGGTCAACGGTCGTGTCTTCTTCAGTGGGGGATCGAAGGAGCAGGCAGGCGGCGAAGAGCGCGCTTCGCGTGGCGTGACCCGGGTGTCGCTGCGACAGGACGCACCCGGCCAAGTGTGGACTGAGCTGGTCCGGTTGAACACCGGCAGCCACGACATGACCGTCAGCTGGCCCGGTGCCCTACCCGCGCCCGTCATCGACGGCCCGCGCGCCCTGTACGAGAACGTCCGCCCCGGGATCGACCTGGTGATGACCGCGCAGGACGGCGGCTACTCGCACCTGCTGGTCGTCAAGGACAAGCAGGCTGCGGCCGATCCACTGCTGGGACAGCTGAAGTACCGTCTGAGCAGCCTCGACATGACCTTCCACCTTGATGACGAGTCGGATGCGCTGAGCGCCCGTGACGCCAAGGGCGAAGAGATCGCGGGCTCCCCGACCCCGATGATGTGGGACTCCAGCGGCAAGGTCACCACGACCGACAACGAGCCGGCCTGGAAGCCGACCGCGGTCGCGAAGCAGCACCCGACGCTGGCCCTATCCGGCCTGGCCGGGGCGGAAGGCGCGCGTCTGAGGCCCGTCGCGGCGGCGCTCGCTGACAACGCGCTGTCCCTCACCCCGGACAATGCGCTGCTCAATGCTCCGGAGACGGTATATCCGGTTTTCATCGACCCCTCGTTCAAGGGTCACAAGCACGCTTGGACCCTTCTTTACAAGACGGCAGGAAATTCAAGCTTCTACAACGGGCAGAACTACAACGCGAGCGGCACGCACGAAGCCCGCGTCGGATACGAGTCCACCTCTGGCGGAACATCTCGCTCCATATTCAACTTCGACTTCGGCAGCCAGCTCCACGGCTCCGAAATAGTCTCGGCCAGCGTCCGGGCATTGCAGACGTATTCGTGGTCCTGCGACCAGAAGCCGACGGATATCTACTCGACTCCGTACATCACGTCGTCGAGCACGTGGAACAACACGACCGGATTCTGGACGAGGAAGGTCGCGACCGAGCGTGCCGGCTACGGCTACAACAGCTCGTGCCCCGACAACTGGATCGCACCCGACATCAAGGGCCTTGTCGCCGAAGCCGCCAACAGCGGCTGGGGGGCGCTGTCCCTGGGGTTCGCCGCCCCGAACGAGTCGGACTCGTACTACTGGAAGAAGTTCATCGCCAACGGCGAGACCGCGCCGTACATCGAGGTCGTCTACAACAACCGTCCCGACATCCCCGTCGCGGCGAACATGCAGACCATCCCCGGCGGGCCGTGCCAGACCAGCGGCTCCGGTACCGCCATCGGCAAAACAAACGTGACCTTCCAGGTCAAGGGCTCCGACCGCGACGACCGGCCCGATCAGCAGAACCTCGACCGGGTCCAGATCGAGGTGTGGCCGGCCGCCGGCGGGGGGCCCGTCTTCGACCAGTGGCTGCCGGCCAACATCGATGGCGTCGTCAGCGCCGAGGTACCCCTGGACACCTTTACCGATGGCCAGACGTACTACTGGCTCTCCCGCACCACGGACAAGGACGGCGCGTGGTCGGGCGGCAGCGGGCCGCTCAACTCCGGAAGCAGCGGATGGTGCACCTTCACCGTCAGCCACACCGTCCCGCCCAACCCCGCCGTCTCCTCCGCCGCCTTTCCCCCGCAGGGCGACAACTTCACCGAGTGGAGCACCGAGCCCGCCAGCACGCCCGGGCAGACCTTCACCGTCAAGGGCAACGGCGCCAAGGCGGAGGACATCCACGAGTACCAGTGGAGCCTGAACCGGCCCTACTTCGACCAGAAGGCCACGCCCAAGGCGGGTAGCGACGAGGCCGTCGTCCCGCTCCAGGTGGACACCTCCGGTCCGAACGTCCTCTACGTCCGCACCGTCAGCAAGTCCGGCAACATCTCCAACCAGAGCGTCTACGGGTTCCTCGTCAAGCCGAGGGCCGGCCAGGACAAGCCCGGCGATGTCACCGGAGACGGCAACCCCGACCTCCTGGCCATCGACAAGGACGGCAACCTGCGCACCTACGCGGGAGACAGCGTCGGCGACACCGACGCCTACATCCCCGGCGCGGTCGAGAACGGCCAGCCCGTGGCTCCCGGGTACTGGAAGGATCCGGCCACCGGCCAGTCCGCGCTCATCGGTCACGCCACCGACTGGTACCCCGGAGACGGCCTCACGGACCTGATCGCACGGATGCCCGACGGCAAGCTCTACATCTACCCCGGCACCGGCACCGGCCAGTTCGACGTCGGCCGCCGCATGCCGATGCAGATGCCGCTCAGCGCACCCGACCCGTCCGTCTTCCGGCAGCTCGTCGTCACCGAGGACATCGACGGCGACGGCCTGGGCGACCTGTTCGCCCTGGACGCCGACGGCTTCTGGGTGTTCTCCGGTTACACCGGCTCCAGCTTCGCCTCCTACAAGAGGATGGCCACCGGCTGGGCAGGCCGCGACATCGTCGGTGTCCGGGACGTCTCCGGGGACAAGGTCCCGGACCTGATCTTCCGGGACAACACCAACGCCAACCGCGGCCTGGCCCTGCGCAAGGGCAAGCCGGGCGTCAACGGCGGCGTCGACCTCACGTCCCTGGAGTCCAAGGCGAACTCCGAGGGCGCCGAGGACCACACCTACGCCACCACCGGCTGGGGCAGGGCCGCCTACCCCAAGGTCCTCGGCACCCCCGATGCCAACGGTGACGGCATCCCCGACATCTGGGCCGTCGGGACCAACGAGAACCAATGGATCTTCCAAGGTGGAACCAGCACCATCGGGAGCCCCATGGGTCGTGACGAGGACGGCTGGAACACCTTCCTAACCATCGGATAG
- a CDS encoding polymorphic toxin-type HINT domain-containing protein, which produces MVLVATLMPAQAWAAPPGDRSGVELPGLQKDLKVKPDPAAMDALGRWVGDPPKTLEGYAPTAVAPPAAASDSVPLSSVPAAEFVQVGSLPVSIGKVSGTGVAPSGTWGAAVESREKTEAAGVDGAIIKITPPTDAVNPVDIKLDYSKFEDLYGTEWASRLKLRQYPACFLDHPELPECSASVEVPTSNLAADKKVIATVDPAATPVQGMRAMTGGGAAPMAVVASDGAAGAGGSYKATSLSPSGSWTAGGSGGGFSWTYPLAVPPAPAGPTPSIAFSYSSQVVDGRTSVANGQASWIGDGWDYNPGFIERRYRSCSDDLKASSRGKPNNDNDTDKKKGDLCWSGDNVVLSLNGSSTELVHDAGSGKWVPASDDGSKVELKTGGGNGAKDGEYWVVTTRDGMRYHYGRHNVGPHGDGTSVKTVTDSVFTVPVFGNHPDEPCYQSAYANSSCAQAWRWNLDFVEDVHGNAMVIDWVKEENRYAKNEKVNEKDRAKVGYIRGGYPTRILYGLRADNLAGAPAGKVDFGVEQRCFEEKDISCADSLFGSKNGIGWYDTPASLNCKMDAAACETFSPTFWSRMRLDRVTTSGQRTEGSTELTKVDQWALKQSLPKHRTDTSPPLWLESITRTAYAAKNSGLGRSLPPVSFKANEVDMPNRVVKAPVNGKEDAAPDFDRLRVETILTETGGAIEVKYSAPCAKGTAVPDPAKNTTRCFPVQWSADSGLDPDKVPPVELFNKYVVNSVVERDRVAQRPDVTTSYTYEDAAWAKDDDEFTKPDRRTYSQWRGYASVLTTTGKTENAGKANATEQSQTRTRYFRGLSTAASKVIVKDSTGTQDLGEDLPQIQGQTAETITYTKPGGSVESRELSSPWRSERIAFRTRADNTTLEAYRVGTARTEAIQSVSGGKSRMVRTLNTYDEKAASHGLLLTTQTDVLENQGTGWSTVKQSCSKPTYVHNPTNNLIGLPSEVIETTGDCAGGGVEAGTRLSAIRTSYDAPNAFGAAPTKGLPYQVDSSDAAGTGWTTSGRTEYDALGRAIKTYDAAGNPSSITFSPATGPAFSTTATNALGHTVTTKVDPARGSVLEATDANGRKVTTVYDELGRSTEVRTPSQKPTDPAAYTFEYQITELKTPAVISRTLKDNGTYSTSIAIYDGLLRPRQTQTEGPGGARLITDTLHSANGTVSQTNNGYLAEGKLSTELYVPKSVTEVPSSTQTAYDGLGRAVRVTTLEKGQARQSAITQYGADWTLTRSGMSPTGSTPLAGSRAAKTWTDALGRTSEIEHYTATDLSTSNKTSYTYDVRGKLAKVTDTASNNWTYAYDARGRLTASEDPDTGKSTFTYNNLDQQVSTTNVYNVTQYTSYDVLGRKTALRDDSETADPIATWTYDTLPGGKGQPVASTRKWGAGSYKTEVTGYDSEYRPTGSRITIPDLPATKGLAGSYAYTTTYTPRGNVQSTTVPATVGGLAAEKLITRYNADGMVQTMSGLSWYTSDTVYSPYGEILRTASGNAPHRIWTTNTYDPHTGRVASATSHKETRDPTSGSNLLSSLSYTYDPVGNPTSITDTYPGTTPQSPALVDRQCYTYDAMGQLVRAWTGKTDGCPTSPTGPARTEVGSGTPGDAYWQDYQFDAIGNRTKLTDRDPTDGALDDETTYTYGVEITGGALPNPKKQPHALTKVNKTTRTPGSTVDSLSTYTYSAAGSTKTRTIDGDTQTLNWDRRSKLLSATSPGIGSVAVTGLSGKCLDVQEGGTADGTPVQLLSCNESKPQQWRISGDTVQALGKCLTSENGKAVLKACKPGEASQKFTYRETDKSLVTGTNQCLTVPNDNDAEGNDLHTFTCASPAPTPAQQWSFGNLTSYLYDASGNRVIQETGSARTLYLGESEVTVDKAGKAMDAVRYYSSPGAPTTVRRTNGKTTGHNLTHLLTDHHNTATISVEQKAGQPTTRRKSDPYGNPRGSQPSSWPGDRTFLGVGNDDNTTGLTHIGAREYDASTGRFISVDPVIDITDPLQMNGYTYSNGNPVTNSDPSGLKYYEGDSDGGFQAEASKVVEVAQRRIVQREARNAAWKQTTKTVKKKKPSAWTNIWTGVVRGWASADQIAPHGWIMSQLGYSNRDLVNWGFKKLGIDSDENAWESIIAEVLAPMPPAAKAAAGPGLVRRSAAAVARLFKKPPCNSFVAGTMVLLANGGSKPIEELASGDEVRATDPETGETDAKAVTATIHTEDDKKYSDVTVRTGDGAKTITTTDHHPFWSESDRAWKDAEDLKPGENLRTDDGESVAVSAIRTYEAFNETYNLTVADLHTYYVLAGATPVLVHNTGTCPNHIAEVSVLDGKGKVRADAGDEGPSTFWSGRQSDAEKAQGKYKGGLISHTESRATRAAGSPHPYWKGGDDPLLGRAPAIEGDTYLVRGLLEPCGWCQTAMEEAALSTNTTWVYTWKGADGVRQFWWRGPQG; this is translated from the coding sequence GTGGTGCTGGTCGCAACTCTTATGCCCGCCCAGGCCTGGGCGGCACCACCGGGCGACCGCAGTGGCGTTGAGCTGCCGGGGCTCCAGAAGGACCTCAAGGTCAAGCCCGACCCGGCCGCCATGGACGCGCTCGGTCGGTGGGTCGGCGATCCGCCGAAGACGCTCGAGGGGTACGCGCCGACCGCGGTGGCACCGCCCGCTGCGGCCTCGGACAGTGTCCCCCTGTCGTCCGTGCCTGCCGCCGAGTTCGTCCAGGTCGGCTCGCTCCCGGTCAGCATCGGCAAGGTTTCCGGGACCGGGGTCGCACCGTCGGGCACGTGGGGGGCGGCTGTCGAGAGCCGCGAGAAGACCGAAGCCGCCGGTGTCGATGGCGCCATCATCAAGATCACGCCGCCCACCGACGCGGTGAACCCGGTCGACATCAAACTGGACTACTCGAAGTTCGAAGACCTGTACGGCACCGAGTGGGCCTCGCGCCTGAAGCTGCGGCAGTACCCCGCATGCTTCCTCGACCACCCTGAACTGCCTGAATGCTCAGCGTCCGTGGAGGTTCCCACCTCGAACCTTGCCGCTGACAAGAAGGTCATCGCGACCGTCGACCCGGCTGCCACCCCTGTTCAGGGCATGCGGGCCATGACCGGGGGCGGCGCCGCTCCTATGGCGGTCGTCGCCTCCGACGGGGCAGCCGGTGCGGGCGGCTCGTACAAGGCCACTTCCCTTTCACCCTCCGGCTCTTGGACCGCAGGTGGCAGCGGCGGCGGCTTCTCCTGGACCTACCCGCTGGCCGTGCCCCCGGCGCCCGCAGGTCCTACCCCGTCCATCGCGTTCTCGTACTCCTCGCAGGTGGTGGACGGCAGAACGTCCGTGGCGAACGGCCAGGCGTCCTGGATCGGTGACGGCTGGGACTACAACCCGGGCTTCATCGAACGCCGCTACCGTTCCTGCTCCGACGACCTGAAGGCCTCGTCGCGCGGCAAGCCGAACAACGACAACGACACGGACAAGAAGAAGGGCGATCTGTGCTGGTCCGGCGACAACGTCGTCCTCTCCCTCAACGGGTCGTCCACCGAACTCGTCCACGACGCCGGCAGCGGAAAATGGGTCCCCGCCAGCGATGACGGCTCGAAGGTCGAGCTCAAGACGGGCGGCGGCAACGGCGCGAAGGACGGCGAGTACTGGGTCGTCACCACGCGCGACGGCATGCGCTACCACTACGGGCGCCACAACGTCGGCCCCCACGGGGACGGTACGTCGGTCAAGACCGTGACCGACTCCGTCTTCACCGTCCCGGTCTTCGGCAACCACCCCGACGAGCCCTGCTATCAGTCGGCCTACGCGAATTCCTCCTGCGCCCAGGCCTGGCGCTGGAACCTCGACTTCGTCGAGGACGTCCACGGCAACGCCATGGTCATCGACTGGGTGAAGGAGGAGAACCGCTACGCCAAGAACGAGAAGGTCAACGAGAAGGACCGCGCCAAGGTCGGATACATCCGCGGCGGCTACCCGACCCGCATCCTCTACGGACTGCGTGCCGACAACCTGGCCGGCGCCCCCGCGGGCAAGGTCGACTTCGGGGTGGAGCAGCGGTGCTTCGAGGAGAAGGACATCTCCTGCGCCGACTCCCTGTTCGGTTCCAAGAACGGAATCGGATGGTATGACACCCCCGCCTCCCTGAACTGCAAGATGGACGCGGCGGCCTGTGAAACCTTTTCGCCCACGTTCTGGTCGCGCATGCGCCTGGACCGGGTGACCACCTCCGGTCAGCGCACCGAGGGCTCCACCGAGCTCACCAAGGTCGACCAGTGGGCCCTCAAGCAGTCGCTGCCCAAACACCGCACGGACACCAGCCCCCCGCTGTGGCTGGAGTCCATCACCCGGACCGCCTACGCCGCCAAGAACAGCGGCCTCGGCCGTTCGCTGCCCCCGGTCTCCTTCAAGGCCAACGAAGTCGACATGCCCAACCGTGTCGTCAAGGCTCCCGTGAACGGCAAGGAGGACGCGGCACCGGACTTCGACAGGCTTCGGGTGGAGACCATCCTGACCGAGACCGGTGGCGCGATCGAGGTCAAGTACTCCGCTCCGTGCGCGAAGGGGACCGCTGTCCCCGATCCGGCGAAGAACACCACGCGCTGCTTCCCCGTCCAGTGGTCCGCAGACTCAGGACTGGACCCGGACAAGGTGCCGCCGGTCGAACTGTTCAACAAGTACGTCGTGAACAGCGTGGTCGAGAGGGACCGGGTGGCACAGCGCCCCGACGTCACGACCAGCTACACGTACGAGGACGCCGCCTGGGCCAAGGACGACGACGAGTTCACCAAGCCCGATCGCCGCACCTACAGCCAGTGGCGCGGCTACGCCAGCGTCCTCACCACGACGGGTAAGACCGAGAACGCGGGCAAGGCCAACGCCACCGAGCAGTCCCAGACCCGCACCCGCTACTTCCGCGGTCTGTCCACCGCTGCCTCCAAGGTCATCGTCAAGGATTCCACCGGCACGCAGGACCTTGGCGAGGACCTGCCTCAGATCCAGGGCCAGACCGCCGAGACCATCACCTACACGAAGCCCGGCGGCAGCGTCGAATCCCGTGAGCTGTCTTCACCCTGGCGTAGCGAGCGGATCGCCTTCCGGACCCGTGCCGACAACACCACGCTCGAGGCGTACCGCGTAGGCACGGCACGCACCGAGGCGATCCAGTCCGTCAGTGGCGGCAAATCCCGGATGGTGCGCACCCTCAACACCTACGACGAGAAGGCCGCTTCCCATGGTCTGCTGCTCACCACGCAGACCGATGTCCTGGAGAACCAGGGCACTGGCTGGAGCACCGTCAAGCAGTCCTGCAGCAAGCCCACGTACGTCCACAACCCGACGAACAACCTGATCGGTCTGCCGTCCGAGGTGATCGAGACGACGGGTGACTGTGCGGGCGGCGGTGTCGAGGCCGGCACGCGCCTCAGCGCCATCCGTACCTCCTACGACGCGCCGAACGCCTTCGGCGCTGCACCCACCAAGGGCCTCCCGTACCAGGTCGACAGCAGCGACGCGGCAGGCACGGGCTGGACGACGTCAGGGCGCACCGAGTATGACGCGCTCGGCCGCGCCATCAAGACCTACGACGCCGCCGGCAACCCGTCGAGCATCACCTTCAGCCCCGCCACCGGACCGGCATTCTCCACAACGGCGACCAACGCGCTCGGGCACACGGTGACCACCAAGGTGGACCCCGCCCGCGGCAGCGTCCTGGAAGCGACCGACGCCAACGGCCGCAAGGTCACCACGGTCTACGACGAACTGGGCCGGAGCACCGAGGTCCGGACCCCTTCGCAGAAGCCCACCGACCCGGCGGCCTACACGTTCGAATATCAGATCACCGAACTCAAGACGCCGGCCGTCATCTCCCGCACGCTCAAGGACAACGGCACCTACAGCACCTCCATCGCGATCTACGACGGATTGCTGCGCCCGCGTCAGACCCAGACCGAGGGCCCCGGCGGCGCACGGCTGATCACGGACACCTTGCACAGCGCGAACGGAACCGTCAGCCAGACCAACAACGGCTATCTCGCCGAAGGCAAGCTGAGCACGGAACTCTACGTCCCCAAGTCGGTTACCGAGGTGCCCAGTTCCACGCAGACCGCCTACGACGGCCTCGGCCGCGCCGTGCGCGTCACCACCCTGGAGAAGGGCCAGGCCCGGCAGTCCGCCATCACTCAGTACGGCGCCGACTGGACCTTGACCCGAAGCGGCATGTCGCCCACGGGGTCGACCCCTCTGGCCGGCAGCCGCGCCGCCAAGACGTGGACCGACGCCCTGGGCCGCACCTCCGAGATCGAGCACTACACCGCTACCGACCTCAGCACGTCGAACAAGACCAGCTACACCTACGACGTGCGCGGGAAGCTCGCCAAAGTCACCGACACCGCCAGCAACAACTGGACCTACGCATACGACGCCCGCGGGCGCCTGACCGCGTCGGAGGACCCCGACACCGGCAAGTCGACGTTCACGTACAACAACCTCGACCAGCAGGTCTCGACGACCAACGTCTACAACGTCACCCAGTACACGTCGTATGACGTCCTCGGCCGCAAGACGGCGCTGCGCGATGACTCCGAGACAGCCGACCCCATCGCCACCTGGACCTACGACACCCTCCCGGGCGGCAAGGGCCAGCCCGTCGCCTCCACCCGCAAGTGGGGGGCGGGTTCGTACAAGACCGAGGTCACCGGCTACGACAGCGAGTACCGGCCCACCGGATCCAGGATCACCATCCCCGACCTTCCTGCCACGAAGGGGTTGGCCGGCAGCTACGCCTACACGACCACCTACACGCCCCGGGGCAACGTCCAGTCGACGACCGTCCCGGCGACCGTCGGCGGTCTCGCCGCCGAGAAGCTGATCACCCGCTACAACGCCGACGGCATGGTGCAGACCATGTCCGGCCTGTCCTGGTACACCTCGGACACCGTCTACAGCCCGTACGGCGAGATCCTGCGTACCGCCTCCGGTAACGCACCCCACCGCATATGGACCACGAACACCTACGACCCCCACACCGGACGGGTCGCCTCGGCGACCAGCCACAAGGAGACGCGCGACCCGACGTCGGGTTCGAACCTCCTCTCCTCGCTCAGCTACACGTACGACCCGGTCGGCAACCCGACCTCCATCACGGACACCTACCCCGGTACCACCCCGCAGTCCCCGGCTCTCGTGGACCGTCAGTGCTACACCTACGACGCCATGGGCCAGCTCGTTCGCGCCTGGACGGGCAAGACGGACGGCTGCCCCACCAGTCCCACCGGCCCGGCACGCACGGAGGTGGGATCGGGTACGCCGGGTGATGCCTACTGGCAGGACTACCAGTTCGACGCCATAGGCAACCGCACCAAGCTCACCGATCGCGACCCCACCGACGGCGCCCTCGACGACGAAACGACGTACACCTACGGCGTGGAGATCACGGGCGGCGCCCTGCCGAACCCGAAGAAGCAGCCCCACGCCCTGACCAAGGTCAACAAGACCACCAGGACGCCCGGTTCCACGGTCGACTCCCTGTCCACGTACACCTACAGCGCGGCGGGCAGCACCAAGACCCGCACCATCGACGGTGACACCCAGACCCTGAACTGGGACCGCCGGAGCAAGCTCCTGTCGGCCACCAGCCCCGGCATCGGCTCCGTCGCCGTCACCGGCCTCTCCGGCAAGTGCCTCGACGTCCAGGAGGGCGGCACCGCCGACGGAACCCCCGTCCAGCTGCTGTCCTGCAACGAGAGCAAGCCCCAGCAGTGGCGCATCAGCGGCGACACCGTCCAGGCCCTCGGGAAGTGCCTCACCTCCGAAAACGGCAAGGCCGTCCTGAAGGCGTGCAAGCCGGGCGAGGCGAGCCAGAAGTTCACCTACCGGGAGACGGACAAGTCCCTCGTCACCGGCACCAACCAGTGCCTCACCGTCCCCAACGACAATGACGCCGAGGGCAACGACCTGCACACCTTCACGTGCGCCAGTCCTGCCCCCACTCCGGCCCAGCAATGGAGCTTCGGCAACCTCACCAGCTATCTCTACGACGCGTCCGGCAACCGGGTCATCCAGGAAACCGGCAGCGCCCGAACCCTGTACCTCGGCGAATCCGAGGTCACGGTCGACAAGGCCGGCAAGGCCATGGACGCCGTCCGCTACTACAGCAGCCCCGGCGCTCCGACCACCGTCCGCCGCACCAACGGCAAGACCACCGGCCACAACCTGACCCACCTGCTGACCGACCACCACAACACCGCGACCATCAGCGTCGAGCAGAAGGCCGGCCAGCCGACCACCCGTCGCAAGTCCGACCCGTACGGCAACCCCCGCGGCAGCCAGCCCTCCAGCTGGCCCGGCGACCGCACCTTCCTCGGCGTCGGCAACGACGACAACACCACGGGCCTCACCCACATCGGCGCCCGCGAATACGACGCCAGCACCGGCCGCTTCATCTCGGTCGACCCGGTCATCGACATCACCGACCCGCTCCAGATGAACGGCTACACCTACTCCAACGGCAACCCCGTCACCAACTCGGACCCCAGCGGCCTCAAGTACTACGAGGGCGACAGCGACGGGGGCTTCCAGGCGGAGGCCAGCAAGGTAGTGGAGGTCGCGCAGAGGCGCATCGTCCAGCGTGAAGCACGAAACGCCGCCTGGAAGCAGACGACCAAGACCGTAAAGAAGAAGAAGCCCAGCGCTTGGACCAACATCTGGACGGGTGTCGTACGCGGCTGGGCGAGTGCGGACCAGATAGCACCCCATGGCTGGATCATGTCGCAGCTCGGTTACTCGAATCGAGATCTGGTCAATTGGGGCTTCAAGAAGCTCGGCATCGATTCCGACGAGAACGCCTGGGAATCGATCATCGCTGAAGTACTCGCGCCAATGCCGCCCGCGGCCAAGGCGGCAGCGGGGCCGGGGCTGGTGCGGAGATCTGCAGCAGCTGTTGCCCGTCTGTTCAAGAAGCCGCCCTGCAATAGCTTCGTCGCCGGAACCATGGTCCTTCTGGCAAACGGAGGAAGTAAGCCGATTGAAGAGTTGGCCTCCGGCGACGAAGTGCGGGCCACCGACCCCGAAACCGGTGAGACCGATGCCAAGGCGGTCACCGCAACCATCCATACCGAGGACGACAAGAAGTACAGCGACGTCACGGTCCGGACCGGCGATGGCGCCAAGACCATCACTACAACGGATCATCACCCCTTCTGGTCTGAATCCGACCGTGCATGGAAGGACGCCGAAGACCTCAAGCCGGGCGAGAACCTCCGTACCGACGATGGCGAATCAGTTGCTGTAAGCGCGATCCGCACGTACGAGGCCTTCAATGAGACCTACAACCTCACTGTCGCCGACCTGCACACGTACTATGTGCTCGCAGGAGCAACTCCGGTACTCGTTCACAACACGGGCACTTGCCCGAACCACATCGCCGAAGTAAGTGTGCTCGACGGAAAGGGGAAAGTCCGAGCAGATGCAGGTGATGAAGGTCCATCCACGTTTTGGTCGGGAAGGCAGTCGGATGCGGAGAAGGCGCAGGGAAAGTATAAGGGTGGCTTGATTTCGCACACTGAGTCACGTGCGACGCGGGCCGCAGGATCGCCTCATCCTTACTGGAAGGGCGGGGATGATCCACTCCTGGGTCGCGCTCCAGCCATCGAGGGAGATACCTATCTCGTCAGGGGGCTGCTCGAGCCCTGTGGGTGGTGTCAAACCGCGATGGAGGAAGCTGCGCTTTCGACCAATACGACCTGGGTTTATACGTGGAAGGGTGCGGATGGAGTTCGGCAGTTCTGGTGGCGCGGGCCTCAAGGTTGA
- a CDS encoding SDR family oxidoreductase → MDSSSTVALVTGGSRGIGAAVALRLAEDGVDVAITYVSDAEAAAEVVGKVEALGRRAVALRADAGDAAQAANAVGETVRRFGRLDVLVNNAGVGLIRPLEELAPADVERVLAVNLRGVFHTTRAAAAHLGPGGRIITIGSCMTQRVPGPGGALYTMSKSALIGLNRALARELGGRGITVNIVHPGPVDTDMNPADGPYAGAQATMTALGRFGAPREVAAVVSFLAGEEASYVTGAELAVDGGHAA, encoded by the coding sequence ATGGACAGCAGCAGCACCGTGGCGCTGGTGACCGGTGGGAGCAGGGGGATCGGGGCGGCCGTCGCGTTGCGGCTCGCCGAGGACGGGGTGGACGTCGCGATCACCTACGTCAGCGACGCGGAGGCCGCGGCCGAGGTCGTCGGGAAGGTCGAGGCGCTCGGTCGGCGGGCCGTCGCACTGCGGGCCGATGCGGGGGACGCCGCTCAGGCCGCGAACGCCGTCGGGGAGACCGTACGGCGCTTCGGGCGGCTCGACGTGCTGGTCAACAATGCCGGCGTGGGCCTGATCCGGCCGCTGGAGGAGCTGGCTCCGGCCGACGTGGAGCGCGTGCTCGCGGTCAACTTGCGCGGGGTGTTCCACACGACCCGGGCAGCGGCCGCGCACCTCGGCCCCGGCGGGCGGATCATCACCATCGGCAGCTGCATGACCCAGCGCGTGCCGGGGCCGGGCGGAGCGCTCTACACGATGAGCAAGTCGGCGCTGATCGGGTTGAACAGGGCCCTCGCCCGGGAGTTGGGCGGGCGCGGGATCACGGTGAACATCGTCCACCCCGGGCCCGTGGACACGGACATGAACCCGGCGGACGGACCGTACGCGGGGGCGCAGGCCACGATGACCGCGCTCGGGCGGTTCGGTGCGCCGCGGGAGGTGGCGGCCGTGGTGTCCTTCCTCGCGGGCGAGGAGGCCTCGTACGTGACGGGCGCGGAGCTCGCCGTCGACGGCGGGCACGCCGCGTAG